From Aedes albopictus strain Foshan chromosome 1, AalbF5, whole genome shotgun sequence, one genomic window encodes:
- the LOC109419806 gene encoding ribonuclease P protein subunit p20, with product MSEGNPAREQENVAAVKPSPNNNSGKRSNKSRSHSGAATTQAPPSGADQKQHSGGRRFSDRHVVKKRVLPKYYTRENDIYVTYKSDFTFQYKRCLDILNSALGEAFLHCTGRAINQGINLALKIKAEYPEAFDYEVNTSTITVTDDLHPLKDDDDFSEQRRMNSCLHIRLYRTIKLKQNTAVSA from the exons ATGTCCGAAGGAAATCCCGCCCGCGAACAGGAAAATGTCGCTGCTGTAAAACCTTCACCAAACAACAACAGTGGTAAGAGGAGCAACAAGAGCAGGTCCCATTCCGGCGCGGCCACCACCCAGGCGCCCCCATCCGGAGCAGACCAGAAGCAACATTCCGGAGGAAGACGATTCAGTGACCGGCACGTCGTCAAGAAGCGTGTTCTGCCAAAGTATTACACCCGGGAGAACGACATCTACGTTACGTACAAGTCGGATTTTACG TTTCAATACAAGAGGTGCTTAGATATTTTAAACTCAGCTCTTGGAGAAGCTTTTCTGCATTGTACTGGAAGGGCTATTAACCAAGGAATCAATCTCGCGCTTAAGATCAAAGCAGAGTATCCGGAAGCGTTCGATTACGAGGTCAATACTTCCACAATCACTGTTACGG ACGATCTACACCCGCTGAAAGACGACGATGATTTCAGTGAGCAGCGCCGAATGAACTCGTGTCTTCACATCCGTCTATATCGTACgatcaaactcaagcaaaacacTGCAGTCTCCGCCTAA
- the LOC134283910 gene encoding transmembrane protein 203, which translates to MSDEVEIKTYFKLVDVVKWIGITQFEMLVNLLAFLVFSIILTAKATMGTLPSKPAGTDEWLMIFSPLFCGDFFNAYFCVIVGIRMYLGNKHRQAMHRLSWSIHFLLLTTGFKYLVVMKLSGFSGLEYSEVFSPIFVLLQLIAVKACQFKQQS; encoded by the coding sequence ATGTCCGACGAGGTCGAGATAAAAACCTACTTCAAGCTGGTGGACGTGGTCAAGTGGATCGGAATAACGCAGTTCGAGATGCTGGTAAACCTGCTGGCGTTCCTGGTGTTCAGCATCATCCTCACAGCGAAGGCCACCATGGGAACGCTTCCATCCAAGCCGGCCGGAACCGACGAATGGTTGATGATCTTCTCGCCGCTGTTCTGTGGAGACTTCTTCAACGCCTACTTTTGCGTGATCGTCGGCATCCGGATGTATCTGGGCAACAAACATCGGCAGGCCATGCATAGGCTATCCTGGAGCATCCATTTCTTACTGTTGACGACCGGGTTCAAGTATCTGGTAGTGATGAAGTTGTCCGGCTTTAGCGGGCTCGAGTATAGCGAGGTGTTTTCACCGATTTTTGTGCTTCTGCAACTGATTGCCGTTAAGGCGTGTCAGTTCAAGCAGCAGTCTTGA